A single Fluviispira vulneris DNA region contains:
- the hflX gene encoding GTPase HflX yields MLLENENNKVLKAILVGISLPGTSDIENKESLKELERLVQTLGFQVVGSTQQRRPNLSGAVPLGEGKLKEIAKITGGTGIVKSAVPVKKNKAKLKAEAEQESAEDEIESAPAEAFPENKDEENEEQDEILEKAEAVVFDCELTPSQITHLQSAFGVEVLDRTGVIVEIFSRHAKTREARLQVEIAKLKYLSPRIREAGQSERQGSGAGARGSGETDVEIDKRRIRDRIAELRREIAAIQKEQGNRRARRSEQPCVALVGYTNAGKSSLMRKLTGSEVLVADKLFATLDTTVRTLYPETQPRILISDTVGFIKKLPHDLVASFRSTLDEAMNASLLLFVVDSSDISWKSQLEVTQTVLKEIGVTDETPARLILNKIDKLSKEEIQQLKSDYPDALLISTKNEKDIEFMHHFIRDFFEKDMLEVDLFVPYNVQGVIGEIRSLFRVLLEKYENEGISYKIRGKKETIEKLKKLHNL; encoded by the coding sequence ATGCTGCTTGAAAATGAAAATAATAAGGTTTTAAAAGCCATTCTTGTTGGTATTTCTTTACCAGGAACAAGCGATATTGAAAATAAAGAATCATTAAAAGAGCTTGAGAGACTGGTACAGACTCTGGGTTTTCAGGTTGTCGGCTCAACTCAGCAGAGACGTCCCAATCTGTCAGGAGCTGTGCCTTTAGGAGAGGGTAAGCTCAAAGAAATTGCCAAAATTACAGGTGGAACTGGAATAGTGAAATCCGCTGTGCCCGTTAAGAAAAATAAAGCAAAATTAAAGGCAGAAGCTGAGCAGGAGTCAGCAGAAGATGAAATTGAGAGTGCACCAGCGGAAGCATTTCCAGAAAATAAAGATGAAGAAAATGAAGAGCAGGATGAAATTTTAGAAAAAGCAGAGGCTGTGGTCTTTGACTGTGAGCTGACTCCTTCACAGATCACGCATTTGCAAAGTGCTTTTGGAGTAGAAGTGCTTGATAGAACTGGGGTTATTGTTGAGATTTTCAGTCGTCATGCAAAGACCCGTGAAGCACGCCTTCAGGTTGAAATTGCCAAACTGAAGTATCTTTCACCCAGAATTCGAGAAGCTGGGCAAAGTGAAAGACAGGGAAGTGGAGCAGGCGCACGTGGCTCGGGTGAAACCGATGTTGAAATTGATAAACGCAGGATTCGTGATCGTATTGCAGAGCTAAGACGTGAAATTGCAGCTATCCAAAAAGAACAAGGTAACAGAAGAGCAAGGCGTTCGGAACAGCCCTGTGTTGCGCTAGTTGGCTATACCAATGCTGGTAAATCTTCACTTATGAGAAAGCTTACAGGCAGTGAGGTTCTTGTCGCAGATAAATTGTTTGCGACCCTCGATACGACTGTTCGTACCCTTTATCCTGAAACCCAGCCGCGGATCTTAATTTCAGATACGGTTGGTTTTATAAAAAAACTCCCACATGATTTGGTCGCCTCTTTTCGCTCAACCCTTGATGAGGCAATGAATGCTTCTTTGCTTTTATTTGTTGTGGATTCTTCAGATATATCATGGAAATCTCAGCTTGAAGTGACCCAAACTGTCTTGAAAGAAATAGGCGTGACTGATGAAACGCCTGCACGTTTGATTTTAAATAAAATTGATAAACTCAGTAAAGAAGAAATTCAGCAATTAAAAAGTGACTATCCTGATGCCCTTCTCATCTCCACTAAAAATGAAAAGGATATTGAATTTATGCATCACTTTATTCGAGATTTTTTTGAAAAAGATATGCTTGAGGTGGATTTATTTGTTCCTTATAATGTGCAAGGCGTGATTGGTGAAATCCGAAGTTTATTTCGTGTATTATTAGAAAAATATGAAAACGAAGGAATTAGTTATAAAATAAGAGGAAAAAAAGAAACTATTGAAAAATTAAAAAAGCTCCATAACCTTTAA
- a CDS encoding anaerobic C4-dicarboxylate transporter, which translates to MIFLEFTIIIACLLLGTRFGGLGLGVISGIGLLLLTFVFGLYPGEPPVNVMLTIMAVIACASILQTAGGLNVLMRFAEKLLRKHPKYITILAPLATWTLTVLCGTGHVVYTMFPIIYDIAIKKNIRPERPMAVASVASQLGICASPMSVAVVSMISILGSAHGLTHVISLIDLLKVAIPSSFVGVLIAAIWSLRRGKNLEDDKEFQEKIKDPENEAYIYGGAKSTLLNEKFSKHAYLSLIIFFFAIAIVVLLGAFEFLRPHIMVNGKEKILSMNLSIQMLMLAAGAFILMFCKVVPREIPNSAIFKAGMVAVISVFGVAWMADTFFHAHFQLLEHILEDVVKTKPWTYAIVLFLVSKLVNSQAAAIAAIAPMGMSLGVDPKIMVAFLPAAYGYFVLPTYPSDLACIGFDRSGTTSIGKYVINHSFIIPGLIGVSTSCFIGYFLVKIAF; encoded by the coding sequence ATGATTTTTTTAGAGTTTACCATAATCATTGCCTGCCTATTGCTGGGCACTCGATTTGGTGGTTTAGGTCTGGGCGTTATTTCTGGAATAGGTTTGCTTTTATTAACATTTGTTTTCGGCCTTTATCCTGGAGAACCACCTGTGAATGTCATGCTGACAATCATGGCCGTGATTGCCTGTGCATCCATTCTGCAAACAGCTGGAGGACTCAATGTCTTAATGCGTTTTGCAGAAAAACTTTTACGTAAGCACCCAAAATATATTACCATTTTAGCCCCCCTTGCCACTTGGACTTTAACAGTGCTTTGCGGTACGGGCCATGTCGTTTATACGATGTTTCCTATTATTTACGATATTGCAATTAAAAAGAATATACGTCCAGAACGCCCAATGGCTGTCGCATCTGTGGCTTCACAATTAGGAATTTGTGCTTCACCTATGTCCGTCGCCGTTGTCTCTATGATATCCATTTTAGGCAGTGCACATGGATTAACGCATGTGATTAGCTTGATCGATTTATTAAAAGTTGCCATCCCTTCTTCATTTGTTGGTGTTTTAATTGCCGCAATTTGGAGCTTGCGTCGTGGCAAGAATTTAGAAGACGATAAAGAATTCCAAGAAAAAATCAAAGATCCCGAAAATGAAGCTTATATTTATGGAGGCGCTAAAAGCACTTTACTGAATGAAAAATTTTCAAAACATGCTTATCTTTCACTTATCATATTCTTTTTTGCAATTGCCATTGTTGTTCTTTTAGGGGCATTTGAATTTTTAAGACCACATATTATGGTAAATGGTAAAGAAAAAATTCTATCAATGAATTTAAGTATTCAAATGTTAATGCTTGCAGCAGGAGCATTTATATTGATGTTTTGTAAAGTTGTTCCAAGAGAAATTCCGAATAGCGCTATTTTTAAAGCAGGAATGGTTGCTGTTATTTCTGTTTTTGGCGTCGCGTGGATGGCAGATACATTTTTTCATGCACATTTTCAGTTATTAGAACACATTTTAGAGGACGTCGTTAAAACAAAACCTTGGACATATGCGATCGTTTTATTTCTAGTTTCAAAACTTGTTAACAGCCAGGCAGCTGCTATTGCCGCCATTGCACCTATGGGAATGAGTTTAGGCGTTGATCCCAAAATTATGGTAGCCTTTTTACCTGCTGCATATGGTTATTTTGTGCTCCCCACCTATCCAAGTGACTTGGCTTGTATCGGCTTCGATCGATCAGGCACAACCTCAATTGGCAAATATGTTATAAACCACAGCTTTATTATTCCAGGTTTAATTGGCGTATCTACAAGTTGTTTTATAGGATATTTCTTAGTGAAAATAGCTTTTTAA
- the serC gene encoding 3-phosphoserine/phosphohydroxythreonine transaminase yields the protein MNVHYFSPGPARLPDEVRNQIKEELLDTFGIGVSIMEISHRSKQYEQLSQETLALARKTFQVPDTHSLLFSVCGAQQHFSLLTQHLSAPEDEIAYTNTGVWSHLACEEAYASGRKVHLVYDGRPNYSTLGNPKDWKIPKKAKYVHITVNNTVYGTEYKEIPTFGDIPVVLDMTSSLGARTDIPWESTALVYASAQKNFGIAGASVIIIRNDLLEKSRELTKFDKVGKALTYHAVFDAKSALNTPPVFPIFAMNKMLHWIASCGGISTMEKWANEKAKMVYSEIDAGFYLFNVDKNYRSRHNFVFKLPSAKQDEHFIQEAQKNGILEIKGYKSLGGIRASMYNGVSLESASIFAEFMREYRKNFG from the coding sequence ATGAATGTACATTATTTTAGTCCTGGCCCAGCACGCTTACCTGACGAGGTTCGCAACCAAATAAAAGAAGAACTGCTCGACACCTTTGGTATAGGTGTCAGCATTATGGAAATATCGCATCGCTCAAAACAATACGAACAACTCAGTCAAGAAACACTTGCACTTGCTAGAAAAACATTCCAAGTCCCAGACACGCATTCCTTACTTTTTTCGGTCTGTGGCGCTCAACAACATTTTTCGCTGCTTACGCAACATTTATCAGCACCAGAAGATGAAATTGCATACACTAATACTGGAGTTTGGTCACATTTAGCATGCGAAGAAGCTTACGCCAGCGGACGAAAAGTACATTTAGTTTATGATGGCAGACCCAACTACTCAACCTTGGGCAATCCTAAAGATTGGAAAATTCCTAAAAAAGCTAAATACGTACATATTACAGTAAACAACACAGTGTATGGCACGGAGTACAAAGAAATCCCAACATTTGGTGACATTCCAGTCGTACTAGATATGACAAGCTCATTGGGAGCTCGTACAGATATCCCTTGGGAATCCACAGCTTTGGTCTATGCCAGTGCACAAAAAAACTTTGGAATAGCAGGCGCCTCTGTCATTATTATCCGCAATGATCTCCTAGAAAAAAGCAGAGAACTCACAAAATTTGACAAAGTAGGCAAGGCTCTTACCTATCATGCTGTATTTGATGCCAAAAGTGCATTGAACACTCCTCCCGTCTTTCCTATTTTTGCCATGAACAAAATGCTGCATTGGATTGCTTCTTGCGGTGGTATTTCTACAATGGAAAAATGGGCAAACGAAAAAGCTAAAATGGTTTACAGTGAGATTGATGCTGGCTTTTATTTATTTAATGTCGATAAAAACTATCGTTCACGACATAACTTTGTTTTTAAATTACCCTCAGCAAAGCAAGATGAACATTTTATCCAAGAAGCACAGAAAAACGGTATTCTTGAAATCAAAGGCTACAAAAGCTTAGGAGGCATACGCGCATCAATGTACAATGGAGTGAGTCTAGAATCTGCCTCTATATTTGCAGAATTTATGCGTGAATATCGTAAAAATTTTGGTTGA